TATCCCTGCTGTCGAAAAATCTGGGGGCTAGGATAGCGATAGCCAAGGTTGAGAAGAGGGAGTACGTGAAGCTTTTTGAAGCCGTTGGCGTTGATGTAGCCTTGAACCCCAGAAGCGTCACCTACAACGAGGTCTCCAAGCTCCTCAGGACGATGCGCATAGAGACTTTGGCAGAGATAGAGGGGACGGCGGTTGTGGAGGTTGTTGTGAGAAATACAAGACTCGTTGGAAAAGCTCTGAAGGATCTGCCCCTCCCAAAGGACGCCATAATCGGCGCTATAGTCAGGGGGAACGAGTGCCTGATTCCGAGGGGGGACACCACAATAGAGTACGAGGACAGGCTGCTTGTATTCGCGAAATGGGATGAGATCGAGAAGATAGAGGAGATATTCAGATGAATCTCAGATTAACCGCCAGCATACTTGGAAAACTGCTCATGCTGTTCTCCTTCTCCTTCATACTTCCCCTGATAGCCGCCCACGTTTTCGAGGAGCCTTATCATCCCTTCCTGATTCCTGCCGCGCTCTCCCTCCTTGTAGGGGCAGTTCTGGGGTACGGAATTAAAACTGAGAGCGAATTCGATTCTCTGAGGCACAAGGAGAGCTTCGCAATAGTTGCGCTAATCTGGCTTTTCATGTCAATCTTTGGCTCAATTCCGTACATCATTTTCGGAATCAGTCCCGTCGATGCATTCTTTGAGTCCATGTCCGGCTTTACCACGACCGGCGCATCGGTCCTGACTCCTGAGGAGCTTCCAAAGTCTTTGCTTTTGTGGAGAAGTCTAACGCAGTGGATAGGGGGAATGGGCATAATCGTTCTTTTTCTGGCCATATTCCCAAACGTGGCGAAAAGAAGCACAGTGCTGTTTCAGGCGGAGTATCCCGGAGTGAGCCTTTCGAAGCTCAAGCCGAGAATCAGGGATACGGCATTATCCCTCTACAAGGTTTACCTCCTTCTCACCATTGCCGAAGTAGCCTTGCTGTACGCTCTTGGCCTCTCTCTGTTCGACGCAATCAACCACACTTTCACGACGCTCTCAACGGGCGGCTACTCAACGCACTCAGAGAGCATAGCCTTTTTTAAAGACGTTAGAGTGGAGGCGGTTGTAGCCTTTTTTGCCTTCTTGGGCGGGGCGAACTTCGCATTGATTTACTTTCTGCTCTCCGGAAAGCCCGTGATTTTTAGAAATACCGAGTTTAGGGCTTACGTCTGCTTCCTCGCCTTGGCTTCGGTTGTTATAGCAGCTGTCAACCTCGACAGATACAGCATCTTTGAATCGCTCAGGTACTCGATATTCCAGGCCGTTTCAATCATGACCACCACCGGCTTCACCACGGCAGACTTTGATGCGTGGAGCGACTCCGCCAAGCTCATTCTGGTAGTTCTCATGTTCATCGGAGGGTCAAGCGGCTCAACAGGAGGAGGGATTAAGGTCATAAGAATCTACCTTTTAATCAAGTACGCTGTTCACCAGATTTTGAGGGCTGCTGAACCTAGGACAGTGAGGGCAGTGAAATTTGAGGGAAGGGCAATTAAAAAGGAAATCCTCGACGACATCGCTGCCTTCTTCGTTCTTTACATTTTGATTTTTGCCGTTTCGTCAATTTTAGTCTCCCTCTCCGGATACGACATAGTAACCTCAATCTCAGCTACCGCAGCAACTCTTGGAAATGTCGGACCCGGACTTGGACTAGCGGGGGCGGCGGAGAACTACGCGTCGTTTCCCTCTCTAACCAAAATTCTGCTTGCCGTCAATATGTGGATAGGCAGATTGGAAATCTTCACGGTTGTGTCTCTATTCATACCAACCTTCTGGAGAGAAAGGTGGTAAAGGAATGTGGTAGCAATAAACTTGCAATTAAGTTTACCATTAGTCGGAAATAAAAGAAGGAATTTTTTATTCTGATGTGCTACTAGAAGAGAAAAGTTTTTAAAAAATACTTATCACCTTCTATCATGAACGTACTTGGTGTGGAAGGAGAGAACATCCGAGAGGTGGACGTGACAAAAATAAACCGCGTTTGGACTAAGTTTTACGATGAGGGTGTGAGAGCAAACATCGATTATCCGGTAATGCCCGCTTACAGGATTCTTGAAGATGCCGCCGCGTCCGATCCCGACAAGATTTGCTTCGAGTTTTTCGGAACAAAGTGGACCTACAGGCAGATGAAGGATGCTTCGGATAAGGTCGCAAACTTCCTGTTCGACATAGGGGTTGAGAAGGGAGACAGAATCGTCGTTGCACTGCCAAACCTCCCGCACTACGCAATCATAGCCAACGCAATATACAAGGTGGGGGGCATAGTGGTGCAGTGCAACCCGATTTACACCGAGAGGGAGATCAGATACATCGTAAAGAACAGCGGTGCAACAAGGATGTTCGCCTTTGAGGGGATGTATCCGAGAATAAGGCCCCTAATCGAGGACGGCACGCTTGAAAAGGTTGTGATATGCAGAATTGAGGATTTTCTGGGGTTTGTGATGAGCGCACTTTTCAAGGCGTTTCTGAAGAAGAAGATGGTCGGTAAGGTTGATATCGACAGGAGGAAGGAGGTTGTTTTCTGGCAGGACGTTTTGAAGTACGAAAGAACTGACAAGAGGGCTGAAATAAACCCGAAAGAGGACGTGGCAATGTTCCAGTACACGGGCGGCACGACAGGATTCCCAAAGGCCGTTATGCTCACCCACTACAATCTCGTGGTGAATGCTTATCAGGTTGCTGAGTGGGACCCGAGAACGACGCCAAGCGACGTTGCTGTTGGTTGCTTGCCGGTCTTCCACGTTTACGGCATGACCATGCTGAACTCATCGGCGGTTCTGAGGATGAAGGTCATTCCAATCCCCGACCCGAGGGATGTTGAGGCAATACTGAAAGCCGTGCACAAGTACAAAGCCACAACCTTCACCGGAGTGCCGACTATGTTCATAAGCATGCTCAACCATCCGAAGCTTAGCAAGTACGACTTAACTAGCCTCAGGGTCTGCGTGAGCGGTGCCGCTCCCCTGCCTGTTGAGGTGAAAAGGAAGTGGGAGGAAATCACCGGAGGAAAGCTTGTTGAAGGCTACGGGTTGAGCGAGGCTTCCCCTGTTACGCACTGCAACCCGCTCTATGGGCTTAATAAGGCCGGAAGCATTGGAGTTCCCTATCCCGACACCTATGCCGTTGTGATAGACGAGGAGGGCAACATTCTCCCGCCCGGTGAGGAGGGGGAGCTTGCCATATACGGCCCTCAGGTGATGAAGGGCTACTGGATGATGGATGAGGAAACTGAAAAAACTCTGATCAACGGATGGCTTTTAACGGGGGACATGGCGAAGATGGACGAGGATGGCTACTTCTACATCGTGGACAGGAAGAAGGATATGATTGTGGCAGGAGGTTACAACATCTATCCAAGAGAGGTTGAGGAAGTTCTCTTCGAGCATCCCGCTGTTGCTGAAGCTGCTGTTGTCGGAGTGCCTGATCCGTACAGAGGAGAGACGGTCAAGGCCTTTGTGGTCTTGAGGCCAGAATACAAGGGGAAGGTCACGGAAAAAGACCTGGACAAGTTCTGCAGGGAGAGGCTCGCTGCCTACAAAGTACCGAGGCTGTACGAGTTCAGAGATGAGCTTCCGAAGTCCCTCGTTGGGAAGGTGCTGAGGAGGGTTCTGAGGGAGGAGGAAGCAGAGAAATTAAAGAAAAAGAGTTAAAGCTTTTCTTTTCTTAAATCTATAATCTGCTTCAGCTCAGGTCCGGTGGAGATGAGCGTTACCGGAACCCTGACGTCCTCCTCAACCTGCTCAATGAACTTTTTCGCTTTGGGAGTAAGTTTCTCCCACTCCGTAACCCCGTAGCACTCCTTGTCGAGCTTGTCCACTCCGGTTATCGCAACCTGCGTTGCGCCGTTAACCATTGCGGAATAGCGAGCGAACTCTCCGTCCCAGTAGCCTATTCTCCTCCTCCTTCCGGTCACGGTGCCGTACTCAACTATGCCGAGCTTCTCGGCCTCCTCCTGAGGCATTTCCGTGGGGAACGGACCAGCACCAACTCTCGTCGGGAAGCACTTGAAGACGACAATAACGTCATCAACCCTCGTCGGCCCAACCCCAACGTCCGAGGCTATGGCCGAGGCAGTTGTGTCCTTAGACGTCACATACGGGTAGGTTCCGTAGTACAGGCTGAGACCGAACCCCTGGCTCCCCTCTATCAGCACAAACTGTCCGTTCTCTATAGCTTGATTCACCTCAAGGGGGACGTCAGCAAGGTAGTCTTTGAGTTCTGGAATGTCCTTCGCCTGCTTTGCAACTCTGTTAACCCTGTCAACATTCGCCGGCCCGCAGCCAGTTCCGGTCGTGCCGATTTTCTTGCTCAGGTGCTCGCTTCCCTTGTCAGCCTCAATGTGCTTCGGCTCAATTATCGCACACCTGTAATCAACCCTCGCCCTGTCCCCAACCTTCAGAAGTTCAACCTCTTTGAGAAAAACCTCGGGATTGACGAGAACTCCGGCCCCGATCAGCAGTTTCGCGTCCTTGTAAACGAACCCCGACGGAATCATCCTCACTCCAAACTTCTGACCGTCAATCTCCACTGTGTGGCCCGCATTTGGCCCTACGCCTCCCCTGGCAATAATAACAGGCTTATCGCTGTGTGCAACGTGAGCCACTATCTTTCCCTTCCCCTCATCTCCCCAGAATCCGCCAACAATTATCGTAGCTCCCATAACACTGACAGTCCTTCGCAGGGGTTTATTTGGTTTGCGATTTTTGGAAAAATGGTAGGTTTGAGTTAAGGTTTAATAGATCAAATGAAGCTCAGCAAGCCAAGAAAACCACCGGCAATCGTCGATATGAAGAGGAGAAGGAAGTTTAACACCTGCAGTGCAAGGCCTCCTGCGCTGAGCAGCACGAACGGCGACACCACGAAAATCGACCCAAGGATGAGTCCGGCGAGTCCTGCAAGCACACCGAGGAACAGTCCCAGCCCAGAAAGCAGAGCAACGAGCAGTATCATCCAACCACCTCATGTTTTATCACTACATTTTACTTTAGTGTTGTTAGTAACTTCTCGTTAGCGATGTGATATTTAAATTTTTCTGCTTAGATTTGCAAAGCTGCAAACACCATCTAAAACCTTATATTGTCCAAAAAGGATTTAAGGGCGTGAAGGTAAAGGACGCGCCCAAAACAGCCACCTCCATCATAGTGAGGTCAGCATCCAATGCTAGAATTTCCCAGTCGAAGATGCCAATGCTTGAGCTGATGCGAAGAATTTTCAGGAAGGAAGAAGTTGCGCTTAAAGCTGTGAAGTTCCTCACTCTGGTCGAGGAGAGGCAGAAGAGCGGGAAGCCGCTCAGAGTAGAGGAGTGGGAGCAGATAATGGAGGAGCTGGGAATGGTGCGCTCCTCTTTTTACTCCATGAGGAACAAGCTTCTCGGAGCGGGGATGATAACGATCAGAAATGGGGAGTATCATCTGTCTGGAGCTTTCAGCAAGGATTTGGTGGATATGGCGAGGTGGTGGTGGGTTGTCGTTCTAGGCTATGATCCAGAAAGCCTCTGAGCTTCGAGCTTCTTTATTCTTCTCTCAATCTCCTCCGCAAGCAACCTGTCCCCCATAGCGAGGTTGTAAGCCTCTCTGAGCTTCTCAACGTCTCCGATTTCCTCACCCCACTCCATCAGCATTCTGGCAATCCTCCTGTCGATTCCGGGGTAGAGAGACCTCAGAGAGGTGTAGATGAAGTAGGCCTTCTCGTAGTTGCCCATGCTCTCGTGGATTTCGGCCATAGCCAGCCTTGCCTCAACGGTATCCTTTAGCCTGAGCGACTCTTCTATCTTCTTCATCCCCGCTTCGGGGTTGCTCATCGCGAGACTTCTGCCCCACTCAAGCAGAACACTTGCCTTTGCGTCAATAACGGCATCGGTTTCAGGCAGAAGTTCGAGAATCCTCATGGCCCTCCTGTAGTCACCCTCCTCCGAAACTTCGAGAGCGAAGAACAGAACCTTCTTTACGTAGCTCTTGAAGCCGAAATCCTGAAACTCCATGACGAGCTTTGCTGCATCCTCATACTTTCCGTCCGAAAGTCTGCGCTCTATCGCCTCTTTCAGAAGAAGGAACATGTTCTGGAGAACCCTCCTGTCCCCACATTCCCTCAGCTCCCTCAAAGCGGTTAAAAAAACCGCAAAGCACTTTGCCTCATCCTCACCCTCCAGATACCTGGAGAGCCTTTCGGATATCTTGGCCACAAGATACACAGCTACGGGAGAGTCCCTGAGCAGAATCAGATACTTGTTAGCCTTTTCGGGATAATCGAAAATCTTCTTGATGGAGTGAAGAACGATCGGGTCGCTACCAATTGCCTTCAAAACTTTAACGTCCTCTTCGTCAATAAAATTGGCCACACTCTCAATGAACTTTTCCATGAACTTTTCTGGAATGTAATAAATAAAAAGCTTTTCATAATCTGAGCTTTCCAGCAATGGCTCTCGCGATGATGAGCTTCTGTATCTCGCTCGTACCCTCATAAATCGTTCCAACTCTGGCATCTCTGTAGTAGCGCTCGATGTCGTACTCCTTGCTGTAGCCGTAGCCGCCGAAAATCTGCAAAGCTTCATACGTTGCCTTAATCGCAGTCTCGCTGGCGAAGAGCTTTGCTGCAGAGCTCAACGCAGGATTCGCTTTTCCCCTATCAATAAGCCAAGCGGCCTTGTAAATCAGAAGCTTAGCAGCCTCAATATCCTTCCACATATCAGCGAGCTTGAACTGTATCGCCTGATGCTCTATGAGCGGTTTTCCAAAGGCCTTTCTCTGCTTCGCGTACTCCAAAGCCCTTTCGTAGGCTCCAACAGCCATTCCGAGCTGAACGGCACCAACAAACACCCTGCTCTCGTTGAAGAACCTCATAAGCTGGTAAAAGCCAAAGTTCTCCTGGCCGATAATGTGCGTTTCGGGAACGAAAACGTCCTTCAGGTATATCTCCGCAGTATCGTGGCAATTCAGCCCCATCTTCTTTATTCTCCTCGCTTCATACCCATCCCATCCCGTTTCGACGAGAAAGGCGGAAATTCCTCTGTAGCCAGCATCAGGCTGAGTTTTGGCGAGAATCACAACCCACTCCGAGACGCTGCCGTTGGTTATGAAGGTCTTGGTTCCGTTAAGCTTCCAGCCCCCATCAACCCTTTCCGCCTTTGTCTTTATGGCCTGCACATCGCTCCCCGCATCCGGTTCGGTTATGGCGATAGCCGAGGGCGTCTCACCCTTTACAACTTTCGGCAGATACCTCTCCTTCTGCTCCTCCGTTCCAAAGTACTTGACCATCGGGCAACCAAGGGAAGCTGTCAAAACCGCTGAGCCTATGCTGCTGTCAGCCCTTGTGAACTCTTCAGCAATTATGGCGCATCCGAGGTAATCGAGCCCCGCACCACCGTACTTCTCGGGAATGTCCGCAGCCACATAGCCGAGCTTGGCGGCTTTCCTGAATATTTCCCAGGGATACTCTCCCTTTTCGTCGTACTCCTTGCCGTAAGGCATGATCTCCTTTTCAGCAAACTCTCTAACGCTGTCCCTCAGAATTCGGTGCTCCTCCTCAAACTCAAAGTTCATGATTTTAACTTCTCATTTTCAAAATATAAGATTTGCCACTTTGTTGTAGGGCAGTTAAATAGTGGCAGACAACTCATTCCATAAGTTCGGCGGTTTTGCTATCAAGCTCTCGCATTATCTCAAGCGCAACCTCCTGAGAAACCAGCCCTCCGGCCATTGCGTCAACCACGGCACTCTTCTTTGCGTCGATGACGTACTTCACAGCGGCTTTCCTTAACTTCGACCCCATACCTCCCCTTATCTTCTCCTCAAGCTTCGACCTCAATTCCTCAATCTCCGCATCGAGGTTCGGCAGCATTTCTCTCGCCACAGGCTCAACGATTCTCCCCTGCTCAACCGCCTTCATCAGCTCAAACTTCGCGCTCCTTGCAGCGATGTACCTGGCTATAATTTCCTCCAACTCCCTCTCACTCTCGCTGACGAACTTCCGCTTGACGAAAATTTCGAGTGAAATGCCCTGCAGAAGCAGGGAGAAAAGCACGACACCGAATGCCATTGCCGAGAGAAGCTGGTTGCCGAAGCTGAGGGCGAGGGCAACGGGAATTACACCCCTTAAACCACCCCAGAAAACCACGTGCTTCCACAGGTTTGGAAATCGGTAGTAGGTCATTACCGGGTAAACAACAAAGGCTCTTGCGAGAATCACGGCAGCTATGGCCACCAAAATCTCCTTCCATGCCGAGAAAATTGTTATGTGCGTGTTAACGCCGATCAGAATGAATATTATGGAGTTCACGAGAAAAACAATGACGCTCCAGAAATCCAGCATGATAACTCTCGTTGTGGGGGACATTGAAAAGTCCCTGCCGTAGTTTCCGAGGATTAGGCCTGCTGCAACCACCGCAATCACACCGGAGAAGTGAAACCTCTCCGCCAGAACGAAACCGAGGTAGGCTGCGACTATCGTTACAGCTATCTCAACAAGGGCGTCGTCGATTTTTGCAAGTATTCTGTAGGCAAGGTAGCCTACCGCCAATCCAACAGCCGCACCACCAACGCAGACAACAGCGAAGTCCAACGCAGCGTTCAGAGGGTCGAAAACGCCCTTGAGCATCATTTCGAGGGCTATTGCGAAAACCACGATTGCGGCGCCATCATTCAATACGCTCTCACCCTCGATGAGTATGGAAAGCTTCTTCGGAGCGGAGATCGACTTGAACGTTGCGAGAACCGAAACAGGGTCGGTTGCGGAGACCATCGCACCGAAAATGAGGGCAAGTGCCAGAGGGATACCGAGAATCCAGTTCAAAGAAAATCCAACGACAGTAGTTGTAACCACGACTCCCAAAAAGGCGATAAGCGCAATCGGCCCGAAATTCTCCCTCAGCTCCTTTAAATCCATGTTCATCGCCGCCTCGAACAGCAGAGGAGGGAGGAAAATGAAAAAGACGATTTCCCTGCTCAGAGGGACTTCCGGCAAAAGGCCGGCAAGTCCAACGAAAAGCCCAGCAAGAACGAGAGCTATGGTGTAGGGTAATCGGATGAATTTAACCGTAACTGCAACAGCGGTAGCGAGCATGAGAATCTCGATGAATTCAACCAGATTCTCCTCTATCATAATGTGGAAAGGCTGTACGAAATTATTAAAGTTATTTGTCTGCAATTTTGAAATTTCATGAACATCAAAAAAGCTTTTAATTCACCTGAAGACCAAACCATGAGGTGGTACAATGCAGACAGACCTGCCAGTAAAGGAAGTGATGACCACTGTCGTTTGCACTGTAAAGAGAACCGACAGTGTGCACAACTTAGCGAAGAAGCTCGTCGAGTACGGAGTGGGAAGTGCAGTGGTCGTTGAGGACGGTCGGCCAGTGGGCATAGTGACCGAGAAGGACCTCATCTCGAAAATCGTCGCGAGGAACAAAGTGCCAAGCAAAGTTCTCGTTGAAGAGGTTATGTCGCAGCCTGTAATAACAATCGGCCCCAACACGAGCCTTAGGGAGGCGGCGAGAATTATGATGAAAAGAGGGATAAGAAGGCTACCCGTTGTGAACAACAACCAGG
The nucleotide sequence above comes from Archaeoglobus fulgidus DSM 4304. Encoded proteins:
- a CDS encoding CBS domain-containing protein produces the protein MQTDLPVKEVMTTVVCTVKRTDSVHNLAKKLVEYGVGSAVVVEDGRPVGIVTEKDLISKIVARNKVPSKVLVEEVMSQPVITIGPNTSLREAARIMMKRGIRRLPVVNNNQELIGIITDNDILSVSLDLGEFASLVTQDASGYTIQLEGPVIEEEEEIGGICDRCGKYADKLYPSNGLNLCEDCMDFEG
- a CDS encoding acyl-CoA dehydrogenase family protein codes for the protein MNFEFEEEHRILRDSVREFAEKEIMPYGKEYDEKGEYPWEIFRKAAKLGYVAADIPEKYGGAGLDYLGCAIIAEEFTRADSSIGSAVLTASLGCPMVKYFGTEEQKERYLPKVVKGETPSAIAITEPDAGSDVQAIKTKAERVDGGWKLNGTKTFITNGSVSEWVVILAKTQPDAGYRGISAFLVETGWDGYEARRIKKMGLNCHDTAEIYLKDVFVPETHIIGQENFGFYQLMRFFNESRVFVGAVQLGMAVGAYERALEYAKQRKAFGKPLIEHQAIQFKLADMWKDIEAAKLLIYKAAWLIDRGKANPALSSAAKLFASETAIKATYEALQIFGGYGYSKEYDIERYYRDARVGTIYEGTSEIQKLIIARAIAGKLRL
- a CDS encoding tetratricopeptide repeat protein; the protein is MEKFIESVANFIDEEDVKVLKAIGSDPIVLHSIKKIFDYPEKANKYLILLRDSPVAVYLVAKISERLSRYLEGEDEAKCFAVFLTALRELRECGDRRVLQNMFLLLKEAIERRLSDGKYEDAAKLVMEFQDFGFKSYVKKVLFFALEVSEEGDYRRAMRILELLPETDAVIDAKASVLLEWGRSLAMSNPEAGMKKIEESLRLKDTVEARLAMAEIHESMGNYEKAYFIYTSLRSLYPGIDRRIARMLMEWGEEIGDVEKLREAYNLAMGDRLLAEEIERRIKKLEAQRLSGS
- a CDS encoding long-chain-fatty-acid--CoA ligase, with the protein product MNVLGVEGENIREVDVTKINRVWTKFYDEGVRANIDYPVMPAYRILEDAAASDPDKICFEFFGTKWTYRQMKDASDKVANFLFDIGVEKGDRIVVALPNLPHYAIIANAIYKVGGIVVQCNPIYTEREIRYIVKNSGATRMFAFEGMYPRIRPLIEDGTLEKVVICRIEDFLGFVMSALFKAFLKKKMVGKVDIDRRKEVVFWQDVLKYERTDKRAEINPKEDVAMFQYTGGTTGFPKAVMLTHYNLVVNAYQVAEWDPRTTPSDVAVGCLPVFHVYGMTMLNSSAVLRMKVIPIPDPRDVEAILKAVHKYKATTFTGVPTMFISMLNHPKLSKYDLTSLRVCVSGAAPLPVEVKRKWEEITGGKLVEGYGLSEASPVTHCNPLYGLNKAGSIGVPYPDTYAVVIDEEGNILPPGEEGELAIYGPQVMKGYWMMDEETEKTLINGWLLTGDMAKMDEDGYFYIVDRKKDMIVAGGYNIYPREVEEVLFEHPAVAEAAVVGVPDPYRGETVKAFVVLRPEYKGKVTEKDLDKFCRERLAAYKVPRLYEFRDELPKSLVGKVLRRVLREEEAEKLKKKS
- a CDS encoding adenylosuccinate synthetase — protein: MGATIIVGGFWGDEGKGKIVAHVAHSDKPVIIARGGVGPNAGHTVEIDGQKFGVRMIPSGFVYKDAKLLIGAGVLVNPEVFLKEVELLKVGDRARVDYRCAIIEPKHIEADKGSEHLSKKIGTTGTGCGPANVDRVNRVAKQAKDIPELKDYLADVPLEVNQAIENGQFVLIEGSQGFGLSLYYGTYPYVTSKDTTASAIASDVGVGPTRVDDVIVVFKCFPTRVGAGPFPTEMPQEEAEKLGIVEYGTVTGRRRRIGYWDGEFARYSAMVNGATQVAITGVDKLDKECYGVTEWEKLTPKAKKFIEQVEEDVRVPVTLISTGPELKQIIDLRKEKL
- a CDS encoding TrkH family potassium uptake protein codes for the protein MNLRLTASILGKLLMLFSFSFILPLIAAHVFEEPYHPFLIPAALSLLVGAVLGYGIKTESEFDSLRHKESFAIVALIWLFMSIFGSIPYIIFGISPVDAFFESMSGFTTTGASVLTPEELPKSLLLWRSLTQWIGGMGIIVLFLAIFPNVAKRSTVLFQAEYPGVSLSKLKPRIRDTALSLYKVYLLLTIAEVALLYALGLSLFDAINHTFTTLSTGGYSTHSESIAFFKDVRVEAVVAFFAFLGGANFALIYFLLSGKPVIFRNTEFRAYVCFLALASVVIAAVNLDRYSIFESLRYSIFQAVSIMTTTGFTTADFDAWSDSAKLILVVLMFIGGSSGSTGGGIKVIRIYLLIKYAVHQILRAAEPRTVRAVKFEGRAIKKEILDDIAAFFVLYILIFAVSSILVSLSGYDIVTSISATAATLGNVGPGLGLAGAAENYASFPSLTKILLAVNMWIGRLEIFTVVSLFIPTFWRERW
- a CDS encoding Na+/H+ antiporter, with protein sequence MIEENLVEFIEILMLATAVAVTVKFIRLPYTIALVLAGLFVGLAGLLPEVPLSREIVFFIFLPPLLFEAAMNMDLKELRENFGPIALIAFLGVVVTTTVVGFSLNWILGIPLALALIFGAMVSATDPVSVLATFKSISAPKKLSILIEGESVLNDGAAIVVFAIALEMMLKGVFDPLNAALDFAVVCVGGAAVGLAVGYLAYRILAKIDDALVEIAVTIVAAYLGFVLAERFHFSGVIAVVAAGLILGNYGRDFSMSPTTRVIMLDFWSVIVFLVNSIIFILIGVNTHITIFSAWKEILVAIAAVILARAFVVYPVMTYYRFPNLWKHVVFWGGLRGVIPVALALSFGNQLLSAMAFGVVLFSLLLQGISLEIFVKRKFVSESERELEEIIARYIAARSAKFELMKAVEQGRIVEPVAREMLPNLDAEIEELRSKLEEKIRGGMGSKLRKAAVKYVIDAKKSAVVDAMAGGLVSQEVALEIMRELDSKTAELME